The proteins below come from a single Brevundimonas sp. LM2 genomic window:
- the crtD gene encoding 1-hydroxycarotenoid 3,4-desaturase CrtD, giving the protein MSGERVVIIGAGIGGLSAAVDLCARGLDVTVIERAATAGGKLSEVHAGGVGIDSGPTVFTMRWVFEALFEAAGTTLDQHLTVRRAETLARHSWPDGATFDLFADLERSVAAVGELAGAAEAKRFRAFAARAALIYRVLEEPFIRKAKPNVLGLTLDIGLHRPADQWSIMPYRSMWSELGRYFKDPRLRQLFGRYATYCGSSPFKSPATLMLIAHVEQQGVWLVEGGMQRIPEALADLVGTLGGSIRYGETCSRIVRDGGRASAVVLASGERIEADAIIVNADPGALAGGCFGADAALAVDPTPARTRSLSALTFAFMAEAVPAPLARHNLFFSPDYVAEFDALHAGRMPEIPTVYVCAQDRPDGDGPAVTNGPERLFAIVNAPPDGDAHTYSPEEIETCRSRTFRSMERCGVRLDPRPETMAVTTPDGFEKRFPATGGALYGRAGHGWDGAFRRPGARTRMPGLYLCGGGTHPGAGVPMAALSGRSAASAVLADRASTRR; this is encoded by the coding sequence ATGTCGGGCGAGCGGGTCGTCATCATCGGGGCGGGGATCGGCGGGTTGAGCGCCGCCGTCGACCTGTGCGCGCGGGGCCTGGACGTGACGGTAATCGAGCGCGCCGCCACCGCCGGGGGCAAGCTGTCAGAGGTTCACGCCGGGGGCGTCGGCATCGATTCGGGGCCGACGGTCTTCACCATGCGGTGGGTGTTCGAGGCCCTGTTCGAGGCCGCGGGCACCACGCTGGACCAGCATCTGACCGTGCGGCGGGCCGAGACCCTGGCGCGGCACAGCTGGCCGGACGGCGCGACCTTCGACCTGTTCGCCGACCTCGAGCGGTCGGTCGCGGCGGTCGGAGAGCTGGCGGGGGCGGCGGAGGCGAAGCGGTTCCGGGCCTTCGCGGCGCGGGCGGCCCTGATCTACCGCGTGCTGGAGGAGCCGTTCATCAGGAAGGCCAAGCCGAACGTTCTGGGCCTGACTCTGGACATCGGCCTGCATCGTCCGGCCGACCAATGGAGCATCATGCCCTATCGCTCGATGTGGTCGGAGCTGGGACGCTATTTCAAGGATCCCCGCCTGCGCCAGCTGTTCGGCCGCTACGCCACCTATTGCGGGTCCTCGCCGTTCAAGAGCCCCGCCACCCTGATGCTGATCGCCCATGTGGAGCAGCAGGGCGTCTGGCTGGTCGAGGGTGGCATGCAGCGGATCCCCGAGGCCCTGGCCGACCTGGTCGGGACGCTGGGCGGGTCGATCCGCTACGGCGAGACCTGCAGCCGGATCGTGCGCGACGGCGGGCGGGCCAGTGCTGTCGTCCTGGCCTCAGGCGAGCGGATCGAGGCCGACGCCATCATCGTCAACGCCGATCCCGGGGCCCTGGCGGGCGGCTGTTTCGGCGCCGACGCCGCCCTGGCCGTCGACCCGACGCCGGCGCGGACCCGGTCGCTGTCGGCCCTGACCTTCGCCTTTATGGCAGAAGCCGTCCCGGCTCCCCTGGCGCGGCACAACCTGTTCTTCTCGCCCGACTATGTCGCCGAGTTCGACGCCCTGCACGCCGGGCGGATGCCGGAGATCCCGACCGTCTATGTCTGCGCCCAGGACCGCCCCGACGGCGACGGGCCCGCCGTCACGAACGGCCCCGAACGCCTGTTCGCCATCGTCAATGCGCCGCCCGACGGCGACGCCCACACCTATTCACCCGAGGAGATCGAGACATGTCGCTCGCGCACCTTCCGCTCGATGGAGCGCTGCGGGGTCAGGCTGGACCCGAGGCCGGAAACGATGGCGGTCACGACGCCCGACGGCTTCGAGAAACGCTTTCCGGCGACGGGTGGGGCCCTGTACGGCCGGGCGGGGCACGGCTGGGACGGGGCCTTTCGACGGCCCGGAGCCCGTACGCGGATGCCGGGACTCTATCTCTGCGGGGGCGGGACGCACCCTGGGGCCGGCGTGCCGATGGCGGCCCTGTCGGGGCGCTCTGCGGCCTCGGCCGTTCTGGCGGACCGCGCTTCGACGCGGCGGTAG
- a CDS encoding magnesium chelatase subunit D translates to MTEDGAPESGARDLWADAMLAAALLAIDPELGGAVIRAGPGPTRDAWLAGFRPLYPAETAWRRMSPAIGDDRLLGGLDLAAALGSGQRILQRGLLAEADRGVVIAPMAERMATGVAARLAGVLEDGAVQIERDGVAQRLTTRFVLIALDEGLEDEHPPEALVERLAFRLELDTIGHRDALPISATPDDIAEARAALARVVPPGEDAIHAVCAAADALGVWSLRAPRLALRTAAALAALEGRDTIERDDLSTAARLVLSPRATRMPPPPEAEPDKAEAGSEPDDTDMPDNQQSEGEDDGPDETDPGQGALDDIVLDAARAALPEGLEALWGATGTMSRAAPARSGASGARLPVAKRGRRIGTRPGRPEGSAGLDLVETLKTAAPWQRLRGKALGSAGPLRVRRDDFRIRRFEQRSESTVIFVVDASGSAALQRLAETKGAVELLLAEAYVRRTQVALIAFRGSGADLLLPPTRSLARARKQLAELAGGGTTPLAAGFEAAALLAMAERARGRTPLLVFMTDGRGNIALDGGAFRTRAEQDALNACRRIRAAGLRGALIDISPRPRGEGAKLAEAMGARFAALPYVEAGRVRDVVRELEA, encoded by the coding sequence ATGACCGAGGATGGGGCCCCGGAGAGCGGTGCCCGGGACCTGTGGGCCGACGCCATGCTGGCCGCCGCGCTTCTGGCCATCGACCCGGAACTGGGCGGGGCGGTGATCCGGGCCGGGCCGGGGCCGACGCGCGACGCCTGGCTGGCGGGATTCCGCCCCCTGTATCCGGCCGAGACCGCCTGGCGGCGGATGTCCCCGGCCATCGGCGACGACCGGCTGCTGGGCGGGCTGGACCTGGCGGCCGCCCTGGGCTCGGGCCAGCGGATCCTTCAGCGCGGCCTGCTGGCCGAGGCCGACCGGGGCGTCGTCATCGCCCCCATGGCCGAGCGGATGGCGACCGGCGTCGCCGCCCGCCTGGCGGGCGTGCTGGAGGACGGCGCGGTCCAGATCGAGCGCGACGGCGTCGCCCAACGTCTGACCACCCGCTTCGTGCTGATCGCCCTGGACGAAGGCCTCGAGGACGAGCATCCGCCCGAGGCCCTGGTCGAGCGTCTGGCCTTCCGCCTCGAACTCGACACCATCGGCCATCGCGACGCCCTGCCGATCAGCGCCACGCCCGACGACATCGCCGAGGCCCGGGCGGCCCTGGCCCGGGTCGTGCCCCCCGGTGAGGACGCCATCCACGCCGTCTGCGCCGCCGCCGATGCGCTCGGGGTCTGGTCGCTGCGGGCCCCGCGCCTCGCCCTGCGCACCGCCGCCGCCCTCGCGGCGCTGGAGGGTCGGGACACGATCGAGCGCGACGACCTGTCCACCGCCGCCCGCCTGGTCCTCAGTCCCCGCGCCACCCGCATGCCCCCGCCGCCCGAGGCCGAGCCCGACAAGGCCGAGGCCGGATCGGAGCCGGACGACACGGACATGCCCGACAATCAGCAGAGCGAAGGCGAGGACGACGGGCCCGACGAGACCGACCCGGGCCAGGGCGCTCTGGACGACATCGTCCTGGACGCCGCGCGCGCGGCCCTGCCTGAAGGCCTGGAGGCCCTGTGGGGCGCGACCGGCACGATGTCCCGCGCCGCCCCGGCCCGGTCCGGCGCGTCCGGCGCCCGTCTGCCGGTCGCGAAGCGCGGTCGCCGCATCGGGACCCGCCCGGGTCGTCCCGAGGGCAGCGCCGGCCTGGACCTGGTCGAGACCCTGAAGACCGCCGCGCCGTGGCAGCGCCTGCGCGGCAAGGCGCTGGGGTCAGCCGGCCCGTTGCGCGTGCGCCGCGACGATTTCCGCATCCGCCGGTTCGAGCAGCGATCGGAGTCGACCGTCATCTTCGTCGTCGACGCCTCAGGCTCGGCCGCCCTGCAGCGCCTCGCCGAGACCAAGGGGGCGGTCGAACTGCTGCTGGCCGAGGCCTATGTGCGCCGCACCCAGGTGGCCCTGATCGCGTTCCGAGGCAGCGGTGCCGACCTGCTGCTGCCGCCGACCCGATCCCTGGCCCGGGCGCGGAAACAGTTGGCCGAACTGGCGGGGGGCGGGACGACCCCCCTGGCGGCGGGGTTCGAGGCCGCCGCCCTGCTGGCCATGGCCGAGCGGGCCAGGGGCCGAACGCCCCTGCTGGTGTTCATGACCGACGGACGCGGCAATATCGCCCTGGACGGCGGGGCCTTCCGCACGCGGGCCGAGCAAGACGCCCTCAACGCCTGCCGCCGCATCCGCGCCGCCGGCCTGCGCGGGGCCTTGATCGACATCTCGCCCCGGCCGCGCGGCGAGGGGGCGAAACTGGCCGAGGCCATGGGGGCCCGGTTCGCGGCCCTGCCCTATGTCGAGGCCGGCCGCGTCCGCGACGTCGTCCGCGAGCTGGAGGCCTGA
- the bchI gene encoding magnesium chelatase ATPase subunit I, whose protein sequence is MRVVFPFSAIVGQADMKQALLLAAVDRTLGGVMVFGDRGSGKTTAVRGLAALLPALPVIAGCRFNCEPDRPSPACHGVCKHTGVGTTPSPVVDMPLGATEDRVVGALDLERALTLGEKAFEPGLLARANRGFLYIDEINLLEDHLVDLLLDVAQSGENVVEREGLSIRHPARFVLVGSGNPEEGELRPQLLDRFGLSVEVRTPDTLAERVEVVKRRDAFDRDPEGFARTWKAKDAAIRKTVAAAQARLETIAVPDAVLEMGSRLCMAVGADGLRGELTLLRASRARAALDRRDAVTEADLRQIAPMALRHRLRRGPLDEQASTVRIERAMDELLAA, encoded by the coding sequence ATGCGCGTCGTCTTCCCCTTCTCGGCCATCGTCGGTCAGGCGGACATGAAGCAGGCCCTGCTGCTGGCCGCCGTGGATCGGACCCTGGGCGGGGTCATGGTGTTCGGCGATCGCGGCTCCGGAAAGACGACGGCTGTGCGCGGCCTGGCCGCCCTGCTGCCCGCCCTGCCGGTCATCGCCGGCTGCCGCTTCAACTGCGAACCGGACCGGCCCAGCCCGGCCTGCCACGGCGTCTGCAAACACACCGGCGTCGGCACCACCCCGTCGCCCGTCGTCGACATGCCCCTGGGGGCGACCGAGGACCGCGTCGTCGGGGCCCTGGACCTGGAACGCGCCCTGACCCTGGGGGAAAAGGCGTTCGAGCCCGGCCTGCTGGCCCGCGCCAATCGCGGCTTCCTCTATATCGACGAGATCAACCTGCTGGAGGATCATCTGGTCGACCTGCTGCTGGACGTCGCCCAGTCGGGCGAGAACGTGGTCGAGCGCGAGGGGCTCAGCATCCGCCACCCGGCCCGTTTCGTCCTGGTCGGCAGCGGCAATCCGGAGGAGGGCGAGCTGCGGCCGCAGCTGCTGGACCGGTTCGGCCTGTCGGTCGAGGTCCGCACTCCCGACACTTTGGCCGAGCGGGTCGAGGTGGTGAAGCGCCGCGACGCCTTCGACCGCGATCCGGAGGGTTTCGCCAGGACCTGGAAAGCGAAGGACGCCGCCATCCGCAAGACGGTCGCGGCGGCCCAGGCCCGGCTGGAGACGATCGCCGTCCCCGACGCGGTGCTGGAGATGGGGTCGCGGCTGTGCATGGCCGTGGGGGCCGACGGCCTTCGCGGCGAGCTGACTCTCCTGCGCGCCTCCCGCGCCCGGGCGGCGCTGGACCGGCGCGACGCGGTGACGGAAGCGGATCTGCGCCAGATCGCCCCCATGGCCCTGCGCCACCGCCTGCGCCGCGGCCCGCTGGACGAACAGGCCTCCACCGTCCGCATCGAGCGGGCCATGGACGAGCTTCTGGCCGCATGA
- a CDS encoding BCD family MFS transporter: MTRAPLGWLGIVRLGLVQASLGSIVVLTTSTLNRVMAVELALPVALPAALVAWHYGVQLSRPRWGHGSDMGRRRTPWIIGGMGVLALGALLAANATALMAGSPVAGIVLALVAYSLIGAGVGASGTSLLALLATRVTPARRPAAAALTWILMIVGIVITAGVAGALLDPFSMQRLALIASGIALIAFVVTLLGVWGVEGEAVPVPASAEPRPSFNAVLKETLADPRARLFGVFVFVSMVAYSAQDLILEPFAGLVFGMTPGQSTQMSGVQHGGVLLGMILVGAAGGLVGGRGQGWMRGWTILGCVGSAAALILLAVAASVGPGWPISPTVFGLGVFNGVFAVAAIGSMMALAGADADGQPAGGREGIRMGVWGAAQAIAFALGGFLGAVGVDLGRRVFAQDATAFLTVFALEAALFIAAAVIATRIGGAARPAAPAFTPVPGADHVQA; this comes from the coding sequence ATGACCCGCGCGCCCTTGGGATGGCTGGGCATCGTCCGGCTGGGCCTGGTCCAGGCCTCGCTGGGCTCGATCGTGGTCCTGACCACCTCGACCCTCAACCGGGTGATGGCGGTGGAGCTGGCCCTGCCCGTGGCCCTGCCCGCCGCCCTGGTCGCCTGGCACTATGGGGTCCAGCTGTCGCGCCCCCGCTGGGGCCATGGCTCGGACATGGGCCGTCGCCGCACCCCCTGGATCATCGGCGGCATGGGAGTCCTCGCCCTGGGGGCGCTGCTGGCCGCCAATGCCACGGCCCTCATGGCGGGCTCTCCGGTCGCCGGGATCGTCCTGGCCCTGGTCGCCTACAGCCTGATCGGCGCGGGCGTCGGAGCCTCGGGCACCTCGCTGCTGGCCCTGCTGGCCACCCGGGTGACGCCGGCGCGCCGTCCGGCCGCCGCGGCCCTGACCTGGATCCTGATGATCGTCGGCATCGTCATCACCGCCGGGGTGGCGGGGGCCCTGCTGGATCCCTTTTCGATGCAGCGCCTGGCCCTGATCGCCAGCGGCATCGCCCTGATCGCCTTCGTCGTGACGCTGCTCGGCGTCTGGGGCGTGGAGGGCGAGGCCGTGCCGGTCCCTGCCTCGGCCGAGCCGAGGCCGAGCTTCAACGCCGTGCTGAAAGAGACCCTGGCCGACCCCCGCGCCCGCCTGTTCGGCGTCTTCGTCTTCGTGTCGATGGTGGCCTACAGCGCTCAGGACCTGATCCTGGAGCCCTTCGCCGGCCTGGTCTTCGGCATGACGCCGGGGCAGTCGACCCAGATGTCGGGCGTTCAGCACGGCGGCGTCCTGCTGGGCATGATCCTGGTCGGGGCGGCGGGCGGTCTGGTCGGCGGACGCGGCCAGGGCTGGATGCGTGGCTGGACCATCCTCGGCTGCGTCGGCTCGGCGGCCGCCCTGATCCTGCTGGCGGTGGCCGCTTCGGTCGGCCCAGGCTGGCCGATCTCGCCGACCGTCTTCGGCCTCGGCGTCTTCAACGGCGTCTTCGCGGTCGCGGCCATCGGCTCGATGATGGCGCTGGCCGGGGCGGACGCGGACGGACAGCCGGCCGGCGGCCGCGAGGGCATCCGCATGGGCGTCTGGGGCGCGGCCCAGGCGATCGCCTTCGCGCTGGGCGGCTTCCTTGGCGCGGTCGGGGTCGACCTCGGCCGCCGCGTCTTTGCCCAGGACGCCACCGCCTTCCTGACCGTCTTCGCCCTCGAGGCAGCCCTGTTCATCGCCGCCGCCGTCATCGCCACCCGCATCGGCGGGGCCGCGCGCCCGGCCGCCCCCGCCTTTACCCCCGTTCCAGGAGCCGACCATGTCCAGGCCTGA
- a CDS encoding hydratase, whose protein sequence is MSADGRYGLTIIAFVGSVFSPWYAWSGRGDPDNHCALNVAFYGPDCQRWTMTERPAGQVARDPAHLQIGPSSLSWDGDDLLIRIDELTAPVPPMPMIPRALRGTVRVTPHAINGTAFPLDAAGRHVWRPIAPRAHVAVTLDEPGLSWTGEGYLDTNGGTEPLEDAFEVWDWSRAHLKTDSAVLYDLKRKDGSALSLALRFDRHGRPETVEPPPHAALPPTLWRMPRHTRADADQPVSVQRSWEDTPFYSRSTLRTHLLGEPCEGVHESLSLGRLRSPVVRAMLPFRMPRSLR, encoded by the coding sequence ATGAGCGCGGACGGGCGCTACGGCCTGACCATCATCGCCTTCGTCGGCAGCGTGTTCTCGCCCTGGTACGCCTGGTCCGGCCGGGGTGATCCCGACAACCACTGCGCCCTGAACGTCGCCTTCTATGGCCCGGATTGCCAGCGCTGGACCATGACGGAGCGGCCCGCCGGTCAGGTGGCCCGCGACCCGGCGCATCTGCAGATCGGGCCCAGCAGCCTGTCGTGGGACGGCGACGACCTGCTCATCCGCATCGACGAGCTGACCGCCCCGGTGCCGCCCATGCCGATGATCCCCAGGGCCCTGCGCGGCACGGTGCGGGTGACGCCGCACGCGATCAACGGGACGGCCTTTCCGCTGGATGCCGCGGGCCGGCACGTGTGGCGGCCGATCGCGCCCCGGGCCCATGTGGCGGTGACGCTGGACGAGCCCGGGCTGTCGTGGACCGGCGAAGGCTATCTGGACACCAACGGCGGGACCGAGCCGCTGGAGGACGCTTTCGAGGTCTGGGACTGGTCGCGGGCGCATCTGAAGACCGACAGCGCCGTGCTGTACGACCTGAAGCGCAAGGACGGCTCGGCCCTGTCGCTGGCGCTGCGGTTCGACCGGCACGGCCGGCCCGAGACGGTCGAGCCGCCGCCCCACGCCGCCCTGCCCCCGACCCTGTGGCGCATGCCGCGCCACACGCGGGCCGACGCCGACCAGCCGGTTTCAGTGCAGCGGAGCTGGGAGGACACGCCCTTCTATTCGCGCTCGACCCTTCGCACCCATCTGTTGGGGGAGCCATGCGAGGGGGTGCATGAGAGCCTGTCGCTGGGGCGGCTGAGATCACCCGTGGTCCGGGCCATGCTGCCCTTCCGCATGCCGCGCTCGCTGCGCTGA
- a CDS encoding DUF3422 family protein, with protein sequence MTSGSAAARGWRYHPQRDALLAEAHARPFTPLVGPALVTRIATLSGQDGESRDREHMTALCRRLGQSEPGPGARWCALDAGSWRLRWERHTELSTWTFFRTPTGATPFAETALDLAPEDWLADLPGEVLVATRLEVWAEVDEKAAASMFGLEVVGASLADGAAIALTDFRPDAQGMTRFLMLAHAGDAALTGRLVQGLLEVETYRLMALLAFPVAGRTGGELSAIETRAAHLAHRLAEDSDPEADRQLLDQLAGLAGETEALIGRTGFRFGAAAAYHGIVRERIEMLREDHIEGLLTLGEFMQRRLDPAMRTCDAVAERQRATIDRIARMAQMLNTRVEVAAEATSAALLASMDRRAGTSLKLQQAVEGFSTVAIAYYAVALLGFPLKAIEHVWDRFDATVAQGILAPLIVFAVWAGLSAWRKRLETEH encoded by the coding sequence ATGACCAGCGGGTCCGCCGCCGCCAGAGGCTGGCGCTACCATCCCCAGCGCGACGCCCTGCTGGCGGAGGCCCACGCCCGGCCGTTCACGCCCCTGGTCGGCCCGGCCCTGGTCACCCGCATCGCCACCCTGTCGGGCCAGGACGGGGAGAGCCGCGATCGCGAGCATATGACGGCCCTGTGCCGGCGGCTGGGCCAGTCCGAGCCGGGGCCCGGGGCCCGCTGGTGCGCTCTGGATGCCGGGTCCTGGCGGCTGCGCTGGGAGCGGCACACCGAGCTGTCGACCTGGACCTTCTTCCGCACACCGACCGGCGCGACGCCCTTCGCCGAGACCGCCCTGGACCTGGCCCCCGAAGACTGGCTGGCCGATCTGCCGGGCGAGGTGCTGGTGGCGACGCGGCTGGAGGTCTGGGCCGAGGTGGACGAGAAGGCCGCCGCCTCCATGTTCGGACTGGAGGTCGTGGGAGCCAGCCTGGCGGACGGGGCGGCCATCGCCCTGACCGACTTTCGCCCCGACGCCCAGGGGATGACGCGGTTCCTGATGCTGGCCCATGCGGGCGACGCGGCCCTGACCGGGCGGCTGGTCCAGGGGCTGCTGGAGGTGGAGACCTACCGTCTGATGGCCCTGCTCGCCTTTCCGGTCGCGGGCAGGACGGGTGGTGAGCTGTCGGCCATCGAAACGCGGGCGGCGCATCTGGCGCACCGGCTGGCCGAGGATTCCGACCCGGAGGCCGACCGCCAGCTGCTGGATCAGCTGGCCGGACTGGCGGGCGAGACCGAGGCCCTGATCGGGCGGACGGGCTTCCGCTTCGGGGCCGCCGCGGCCTATCACGGCATCGTCCGTGAACGGATCGAGATGCTGCGAGAGGACCATATCGAGGGCCTTTTGACCCTGGGCGAGTTCATGCAGCGGCGGCTGGATCCGGCCATGCGGACCTGCGATGCCGTGGCCGAGCGCCAGCGCGCCACCATCGACCGGATCGCCCGCATGGCCCAGATGCTGAACACCCGGGTCGAGGTGGCGGCCGAGGCGACCAGCGCGGCGCTGCTGGCCTCCATGGATCGACGGGCGGGCACTTCGCTGAAGCTGCAGCAGGCGGTCGAGGGCTTCTCGACCGTGGCCATCGCCTACTATGCCGTGGCGCTGCTGGGCTTTCCGCTGAAGGCCATCGAGCACGTCTGGGATCGGTTCGATGCCACGGTGGCGCAAGGCATTCTGGCTCCGCTGATCGTGTTCGCGGTCTGGGCCGGTCTGTCGGCCTGGCGGAAGCGGCTCGAGACGGAGCACTGA
- the bchO gene encoding alpha/beta fold hydrolase BchO yields MSERPDWAVEGRDWPNRAASRFIMIGDLRWHVQVSGPEIGSAPVILLLHGAGAATHSWRDLTPLLADRFTVVAPDLPGQGFTVLPPDHDLSLWGMARRTTALIQALDVQPSIVVAHSAGAAIALRMSLDGRFGEAPIIAVNGALQPFAGAVAPLFRGLALGLFVNPLAVHLFASAARDRSRVARLIRGTGSMIDDRGLDLYGRLLRKPGHVAGTLGMMGRWDISDMLRSLPQLRAPLTLVVGSRDQAVPPSVAQEVRAILPDATVVPLPGLGHLAHEERPDLIAGIVTDVATAHGLLQRETA; encoded by the coding sequence ATGAGCGAGCGCCCCGACTGGGCCGTGGAGGGCCGGGACTGGCCCAATCGCGCCGCCAGCCGCTTCATCATGATCGGCGACCTGCGCTGGCACGTGCAGGTCTCGGGCCCCGAGATCGGGTCCGCGCCGGTAATCCTCTTGCTGCACGGCGCGGGAGCCGCGACCCACAGCTGGCGCGACCTGACGCCGCTGCTCGCCGACCGCTTCACCGTCGTCGCTCCCGACCTGCCGGGCCAGGGCTTCACCGTCCTGCCGCCGGACCACGACCTGTCGCTGTGGGGCATGGCGCGCCGGACGACGGCCCTGATTCAGGCGCTCGACGTTCAGCCTTCAATCGTCGTCGCCCATTCGGCCGGGGCTGCGATCGCCTTGCGGATGTCGCTGGACGGGCGGTTCGGAGAGGCCCCGATCATCGCCGTCAACGGCGCGCTCCAGCCCTTCGCCGGGGCGGTCGCGCCGCTGTTCCGGGGGCTGGCCCTGGGGCTGTTCGTCAATCCCCTGGCGGTCCACCTGTTCGCCTCGGCCGCCCGCGACCGCAGCCGCGTCGCCCGGCTGATCCGGGGCACGGGGTCGATGATCGACGACCGCGGGCTGGATCTCTACGGCCGCCTGCTGCGCAAGCCCGGCCATGTCGCCGGCACCCTGGGCATGATGGGCCGCTGGGACATCTCCGACATGCTGCGATCCCTGCCGCAGCTTCGCGCCCCCCTGACCCTGGTGGTCGGATCGCGCGACCAGGCGGTGCCGCCCTCGGTGGCGCAGGAGGTCCGCGCCATCCTGCCCGACGCCACCGTCGTCCCCCTGCCGGGTCTGGGCCATCTGGCGCATGAGGAACGGCCCGATCTGATCGCCGGGATCGTCACCGACGTCGCGACCGCGCACGGCCTGCTGCAGCGAGAGACCGCATGA
- a CDS encoding cytochrome c family protein: protein MVAAGALLGLSACGGGGEEPAASAPAPAPTAPAADAMAPAPAPAATTPAAAPAAAPGATLQFASFTGDATAGQRVFAQCRTCHAVEAGVNRVGPSLHAIVGRTAGSIADYNYSAANKASGKVWNEQTLFEYLEDPRAYIPGTKMSYVGLKNPQQRADVIAYLKTQA from the coding sequence ATGGTCGCCGCCGGCGCCCTGCTCGGATTGTCCGCCTGCGGCGGTGGGGGTGAGGAACCCGCAGCTTCCGCCCCGGCTCCGGCCCCGACCGCCCCGGCCGCGGACGCCATGGCCCCCGCGCCGGCCCCGGCCGCCACGACCCCCGCCGCCGCGCCCGCCGCGGCCCCGGGCGCGACGCTGCAGTTCGCCAGCTTCACCGGCGACGCCACGGCCGGCCAACGCGTCTTCGCCCAGTGCCGCACCTGCCACGCCGTCGAGGCGGGCGTGAACCGCGTGGGCCCGTCGCTGCACGCCATCGTCGGACGCACGGCCGGGTCGATCGCCGACTACAACTACTCCGCCGCCAACAAGGCCAGCGGCAAGGTCTGGAACGAACAGACCCTGTTCGAGTACCTGGAAGACCCGCGCGCCTACATCCCCGGCACCAAGATGAGCTACGTCGGGCTGAAGAACCCGCAGCAGCGCGCCGACGTCATCGCCTATCTGAAGACCCAGGCCTGA
- a CDS encoding geranylgeranyl diphosphate reductase gives MSRPEPGIVAETFDCVVVGGGPSGSTAARHLAQQGRTVLLLDRQGRIKPCGGAIPPRLIKDFDIPDGLICAKANEARMIAPSDRRVLMPIEGGYVGMVNREAFDEWLRARAESAGAQRRTGTFDRIEREADGSALVVYRPAGAAKDDPAITVRARTIIGADGARSNVAAQAVKGADKQRYVFAYHEIIKAPAAGAADFEPRRCDVWYQGKLSPDFYAWIFPHGDTASIGVGSMQKGFSLRTAVTALRQVAGLTDCETVRTEGAPIPLKPMKRWDNGRDVVLAGDAAGVVAPASGEGIYYAMEGGRLAAEAVEATLSTGRAKALTQARKRFMKAHGKVFMVLGIMQHFWYRSDKRRERFVGLCDDPDIQELTWQAYMNKELVRAKPAAHARIFLKDMGQLLGLRAA, from the coding sequence ATGTCCAGGCCTGAACCCGGCATCGTCGCGGAAACCTTCGACTGCGTCGTCGTCGGCGGCGGTCCGTCCGGATCGACCGCCGCACGCCATCTGGCCCAGCAGGGCCGCACCGTCCTGCTGCTGGATCGCCAGGGCCGCATCAAGCCGTGCGGCGGGGCCATCCCGCCCCGGCTGATCAAGGATTTCGACATCCCCGACGGCCTGATCTGCGCCAAGGCCAATGAGGCCCGCATGATCGCCCCGTCGGACCGCCGCGTCCTGATGCCGATCGAGGGCGGCTATGTCGGCATGGTCAACCGCGAGGCCTTCGACGAATGGCTGCGCGCCCGGGCCGAAAGCGCCGGGGCCCAGCGCCGCACCGGCACCTTCGACCGCATCGAGCGCGAGGCCGACGGCTCCGCCCTGGTCGTGTATCGGCCGGCCGGCGCGGCGAAGGACGACCCGGCCATCACGGTCCGCGCCCGCACCATCATCGGCGCCGACGGGGCCCGGTCGAACGTCGCCGCCCAGGCGGTCAAGGGGGCCGACAAACAGCGCTACGTCTTCGCCTATCACGAGATCATCAAGGCCCCCGCCGCCGGGGCCGCCGACTTCGAGCCCCGGCGCTGCGACGTCTGGTACCAGGGCAAGCTGTCGCCCGACTTCTACGCCTGGATCTTCCCGCACGGGGATACGGCGTCCATCGGGGTCGGCTCGATGCAGAAGGGCTTCTCCCTGCGGACCGCCGTCACCGCCCTGCGCCAGGTGGCCGGCCTGACCGACTGCGAGACCGTTCGCACCGAAGGCGCACCGATCCCGCTCAAGCCGATGAAACGCTGGGACAACGGCCGCGACGTCGTCCTGGCGGGGGACGCCGCCGGCGTGGTGGCTCCGGCCTCCGGGGAGGGAATCTACTATGCCATGGAGGGCGGCCGACTGGCGGCGGAAGCCGTCGAAGCGACCCTGTCGACGGGCCGGGCCAAGGCCCTGACCCAGGCGCGCAAGCGGTTCATGAAGGCCCATGGCAAGGTCTTCATGGTCCTCGGGATCATGCAGCATTTCTGGTACCGCTCCGACAAGCGGCGCGAGCGGTTCGTCGGCCTGTGCGACGACCCCGACATCCAGGAACTGACCTGGCAGGCCTATATGAACAAGGAACTGGTCAGGGCCAAACCCGCCGCCCACGCCCGCATCTTCCTCAAGGACATGGGCCAGCTGCTGGGCCTGCGCGCGGCGTGA